Genomic DNA from Echeneis naucrates chromosome 23, fEcheNa1.1, whole genome shotgun sequence:
caccagcagctgcagcaggactTCCAGAGGCTCCTCTGCATGAACATTGAGGCAGCCAAGAAGCGGTGGAACTTTGATTTCCACACTGAGATGCCAGGGGACAGCTCCAACATCAAGTGGGAGCAGCTAAAGTGCCAAGACGTGCCAGCGTTTTACCGCAGCTGCACAGTGAGGCCAGTCGTACGGGCCAGAGGCAGCATGACGAAGGGGATGAGGCGAACGTCAACTTCATCAGGCGAGGGTTCCCCAGTGTCCAGCAGCTCATCAGGGTCTGGGGATGAGTACCTGGAGGTGACCACCAGGGGATGCTACAGGCTTCAGTGGCCCGAGAAACGCAGACAGTCCACCATCACAGGTCAGTCAACGGAATGCGCTTggagacatttttgaaaatccTCTTCTTGGCATTCTTGTTGTTATCGAAGgtttttgcttatttgtttttgtttttttttcccccaaacagatttgttttcttgcacATGCCACTTTGTGGCACAATCCATCGGATTCTAATTATTGTACTGTTCTTTCTGACAATTCATCgccttctttttcctctccagaTTTCTTTaaggtgaagaagaggaggcttCTAAACTACAAGGCATCTACCTGGCAGTAGAAAAGCGAGAGACCCAGTGGAGGATCACCAAGTGGTCCTGTCCCTCCGCACGTCACCTCACATAGATATGTCTCATATCATATGTACATATGTAGCAATTTGTAACTGACTGTCCACAAGCTCATAGAGCATGGGCTTAAAAACTCCTCTGACACCACATACCTTTCATAGACAGCACAAGGAAGCTACACTTATTGTAGTTGATCAGACTCTAGAAATGGTTTTGTTAATAttatacatatactgtatatagtCTATATTCTGGTTTCCTCAGCTGACAATACTGTGAAACTTTTAAATGCACTCTTTCaggaaataacagaaaacaggCTTTAGTTCAGCAGGGTTACGTTTCTTCTGAACAGGCCGTGGATAGTATTTGACCTCGGTCCTCAAATAGTTTTTTCCTCCCACTCGCTAAGCGTCGTTAGAGGTTTTGATTAGAGTTACTATTCTTGGCCTCACGTCACACTTAGCCTTTAGTCTCACCCCATGGCTCCAAAAGGTCGAGCTGAGTCAGGGGTCAAAACCTCAAACAGGGTTAAAAATCTTGGCAGTGCGACTGTGATTAGCATCAGGTTAAAGGTCAACGGTGGAGGTTCAGAGATGAGGTAATGTGGCCTGTAAGGTAGCGGCTTAAATTcagagtaataataataattctaatgtttcaaatgtgactatttatttatttttcacaatgcTAGATCATTGTctaaataaagcagaaaaaaaaatagaaaagcaaTGTGTAAAACGAGGTAAGATAAGGTGTTAAACCTGTGCCATTGCCCCCAAATTATGCCTAAGACTAGAAGTCATTATGGCTCATTTATACTCCACCGTTGCCACTCGAAAATATGGACCATATATATTTTACACTATCACAACATTGCAAAAGATGTTCAAACTGCAAACTATAGTTCCTTTTTGCTTTGTATTATGTGCATAATggggttgtaaaaaaaaaaaaaaatctttttccgGCAACAGGCCAGAATATACCTTACTTagtctttaatttttttttttttttttttttttttcagttttatgctTTTTAACAATGTAGCATTTTCGAGTCTCTGGCTTCATGTGATGTCGCTGTAGGTTTTAAAAGTGCCTCTTTTCTCCATGAAGGGAATGTAGCTTTTTATCattgtgctgcagctcagagcAGTTTTGGTTTCTACTTTTGGTAAGTTTTGAAGTGAAGAGTTGAGCTGCGTCACAGTTTCTATCGCAGTGCTGTTTTCTAAGTGTTAGCATtgtgtgtgcgggtgtgtttgtgtgtgtataaatatatatgtttgtgtgtatgaatctgttggtttggttttcatcTTGGAGTTTCCACCAGTTGTAAAAGTAGCGGCAGCTGAGGCAGTTGAACCAAAGAGAAATTCCTGTGCCATTTAATCAGAAACATCATTCATACAAGTCGCTCACTGGCTGAGTGATCAGTTATCACGGAAGGCTTTGAGGTGTCGATAACTGTGCCTACTCTTTCCTCCCCGTCTACAGTCAATCGAATTCAGTTCATAtttgggggaagaaaaaaaaaagccataacCTGAAATGTTCCATTCAACTACCTCATCAATTgattcagtaaataaaaaaaaatacacacaactacaaaaaaagaaagagagaagaaaaaaaataaaaataaaaaataaaaaatcaaagaaagccAATGTAGCTCAGGTtgtttgcacaaaaacagagacatgaGCAAATTTTGTGTTGAGATAAAAGCTGTGGAGGGTGAGGGCTTTGTGTAGAGTTTCACATCAGGTAAaagagtcagtgtgtcagagcGAGGCTCTGCTCTGACCAAAGGAAACTCCGGCTGCTCCCgaggggaaaagggaaaagtcAGCCAGCTTTTGTTGTCTTTCGCTCTCTTGCAGCTTCACTTTGCTTTGACAGCTTTGCCAGAAATGGACAGGGCTGGGGAATCGTAGTGTTGGGGGTGGAAGGACAAGGGGGAGGGACAAACTTAAATTCAGGAAAAATGTCCAAGAGCCTGTCTGGATCAAAGCATTTCTGCAGCCAGACGAGCAGCCAgatcagcttttgttttgctcCCCCCAAAGTCTCAGAGTCTCTCTTTCATGAACAAACTGCCTCAGTCACTGCGAAAAATCAGCATGAAAGCAGTTGTTCATCATCATATTAACACAAAGTGGGGTTTTTCATGGCTCTATACGATTATATttcacagatttaaaaatggctatttaaaaggtttttatttgtcaggattgcttgtttttctgtcagcttatctatgtgtgtgagtgtgcgtgcaACTATCTTCTCAGCATAAAGACAAACCTTTCAAAGTCTATATTAACTTATTTTGAGTTTATATCATTGTTTTGTAGGGAAATAATTACAAATCCTGTTTTATTACTATAACTAACTGTGTTATTTCTGAAACTATATCTTTGCACTACTCAAAACATTGTTGACAAGAGAACTATTTTTTTATGGtaatctcaaaaataaaaaaaacaaaccaaaaaaaaaacaaaaaaaacataaaaatcctCAGTGAGAATTTGAAGCACAGATTTGGATTTTCTTGacgttattttttttttttccccctaccaTTAAATGTTCAAAACTGTTTAAGTTTGACATGTTCATTGGCTTCTTGTAAATGTTCTGTGGCCTTGTTTATATTCCCCCGAGTCCATCggcaggaaaaaaagataaataaaaaagtgaaactaaaaTGAGTCAAGACAAAATCTGTTGGTGTCTCACTGTGCTCAAGCAGATGTTGCTTTCCTAATTCACCTATTGCAGCTATATCAAAGTGGAGTGTTTAAAATTTTGTATATGCATGAATGTAATAATCTTTGTATACCATTTGTAAtaattttattgtaatttaatACTGATTGATGTACCCTTGCAACATGTAAGAAGTGTAATTGTATGGGCTCAGATTTATATCCCTTTGAGAGCAATATTTGTCCCGAAAAAGTTAAGAGATTCGATCGGTTGCTGGTGCACTGTTGCCTTTCATAATGTTGATTTCATATAGTGTGggcaaaataataaatgtttaatgaatgATAAAAGATATAAACCACAAAATACTGGCctggaatgtgtttgtttgagcatCGGAGATTAAGAACTGAGAGGAAAGGCTTCTTTTTGGATTAATAGCACCTCTTGATGGTTTTGATACAACATAGCAGACATAACCACATTAGAAGtggtttcacatttaaaaaatgcgATAATACTATAACTTAACAGAACTTTTAAGTTATAACAAAATTAAGTTAAAGTTTCCACTTCCAAAGGAAACTTATCTGAAATACTCATGATTTGGAAAatgtaatttgcatttattttaaacaattttatttacattggTTAAACCTTGaaagatacaaaataaaagaaataaaatacaccaCAGATAAATTTCAATTTACAGTTTATCACGTTTAAGTTCAGAGGTTCAAGTATGACTTTACGCTTCATCGCTTTAGGAACGTTCAATATTACGAACCTGTCTCATATGACGATTGTTTTTTTCCTACATGTTAAAATCCCTTTACATGATTCACATATCTGCATAAAGGTATGCAAACAATGCATTGTGTCGCCTGACCACAGTGTAAGGTAAATTGCCAATTTTATTCTCCTTTATGGATTTaaacccacccccccccccaaaaaaaaaaaaaaacaaaaacaaaaaacccttcTTTTTAAGGGTGGCTGGTTACCAACCAGAGTGTTGATGTTATACCAACAAATGGTTCAAGTGTAAGTTAGCAAATGGCTGGTGATGCATCATAGTTCCAGcacttttgcattttaaataaaacaaattatgtCCAGACAGACCGAAAATAAAAACCCTCCATCAACTGGTATCTTCTTTGCTAATAACGGACAAAATCGCTTTCTCTTGTAgtaacagagagaagagatttCTCAAAGTGTATttatgtcagtgtgtctgtatacaTTCCTTTGAACATGTACTGAGAAAGGAAAGATGCGCAAATACCAATTTAGtgactgaaacaataaattaatCGAGTTAACCACTCTTGGTAATAAAAAGCCTTTACAATGTCATTCCTAGCTCTGATTAGACAAAACTGTACACAGGAGAAATTAAGTGGCTACATGGTGGAAGTCTGAAAACAGCTAAAAGTGGCTTACTAAAATCTTTAAGACTTAATATAGTATAATCACTTTAAGAGCCCTAGAGTGCAATGTTCGTTATTTAAACTAAAAACAGACTATTATACATATCTACAAAATCTGACAACACGTTTCTTCATTAGAGTAAATATTCACATTCTTTAGGCAACCAGGAACCTCAAATTGTTTGACATGATCTGAACTTTCAATTAAGAACTCAAGGTTTAAAATCCATTGAAATGAAACTGAGTCAAGTACATCTACATTTGACATATTTACATCGATTGAAACCGTTAAATATATAAAGTAGTACATTCTATGAGGGCCTTTACcgacagcagcagacacatcCAGCTCTAGATCCTGGCAgtggacatttatattttaggCTTTTAGTGAATAGATGACACCTCAGTGTTGTGCTCAGTGACTCTGCCTGTTCACTTGGGTGTTAATAGATGTATGCTTGGGGCTGTGGGTGTGAAACTTAAGGTCACTTAACCCTGTTGACCTGAGACATGGCATCCGCCATATCTCCACACACCTCACCTCCAAAGAGCTGTTTCTGAGCAGacctgctgtgatgtcactcaTAGGGGTGGAAACTCGGTGGATGGCAGATGTTGAGGTTCTCACAGCTGCCGTCGCAGCGCTAGCCTGTCTCTCCACATGGCACGCAGCTCTTTGAGGAGCAATGGAGTGATAAACACAATGCTGCCCCCTGTCTGCAGTATAGATGAAATCACAAGTGAGAATGAATTCATGCTATGCAAGACAGGACTCACAATTGAGGAGCCTTATTTATGCCCTTGTAGGTGTAAACCGTGTATTTAACACAgcaaatgttttgatttattataGCAGGAAAAGCACTAGTGGTACTGATAACATAAGCAATGGTTCTGACTTGGTACCACCACTGCTTATGCTTGTTTATGTGGCAAcattctcacttttttttttatgtttatacacacacacacacacacacacatatatacacataaatacataaaggcCGAAGTGGTGTCAGAAAAAGACCTAGTGTTATTTTAGAAGATCATCTTACCATGACAATAAAGAAGTagaacacacacatccatcccAGCTTGCTCTCAATCAGGGACACCAGGTACTACATTGTAATGGAAATATAAATGTACAGATTAAAAATATATCTGTAAGTCACTATATCTTTGCATTTAGAAAAGTGTCATCAGCAAAGTACAATCTAAGTAGGGAAATATCCGTGCTTCAATCATATACAAATATAGTTTTATAGTTTATTGTATTAATTTTGGAGTCAGAAAATGCCACTGACCACAAAACAGGAGCAGgaggttttttattttgaaatgtaaatgtatcagtgttttccttctgttttctgttaGTGATgcttaaacacaacaaatgtgtttgtgtgaaattttTTGTATTGGTGTTTACCTGTCCCCCTGCAGCTCCTATACTTCCAGTTCCATCCACTATGCCGGTAACAGTAGCCAGAGCCTCCTGACTTCCCCTTAGAGCCTCTTGCCTCCCCAGGTCCGCAGATATGGCTGAGCTGATCATATTGGATGGGCCACCAATGAAGAAGCCCGTGACCGCCAACAGCACAGCGTTTATCAGCTGATCATTAGGTGAGCctgagagggaagagagaaagaactATAAGctccacaaaatgaaatgagtaa
This window encodes:
- the cdkn1d gene encoding cyclin-dependent kinase inhibitor 1D isoform X1: MDMAMASPSSSNAAPATASDSELSSLGGIEALKLKIGPVRRNLFGPVDHQQLQQDFQRLLCMNIEAAKKRWNFDFHTEMPGDSSNIKWEQLKCQDVPAFYRSCTVRPVVRARGSMTKGMRRTSTSSGEGSPVSSSSSGSGDEYLEVTTRGCYRLQWPEKRRQSTITDFFKVKKRRLLNYKASTWQ
- the cdkn1d gene encoding cyclin-dependent kinase inhibitor 1D isoform X2, which produces MAMASPSSSNAAPATASDSELSSLGGIEALKLKIGPVRRNLFGPVDHQQLQQDFQRLLCMNIEAAKKRWNFDFHTEMPGDSSNIKWEQLKCQDVPAFYRSCTVRPVVRARGSMTKGMRRTSTSSGEGSPVSSSSSGSGDEYLEVTTRGCYRLQWPEKRRQSTITDFFKVKKRRLLNYKASTWQ